The following coding sequences lie in one Spinacia oleracea cultivar Varoflay chromosome 1, BTI_SOV_V1, whole genome shotgun sequence genomic window:
- the LOC110796670 gene encoding SH3 domain-containing protein 2-like, which translates to MEAKDSKISKITKKRGDCTVYKDRFTDIHNVRIAEWRDFNYPSFGNITFHAIPTCATAVLKQFGGGYNSDNLITDEGELNQNQKLEKLYISTRAAKNFRDIVRGVEGYIFTGSKQVEIGTKLSEDSRKYGGENTCTSGSTLSKAAASFSRARAHMEKERGNLLKALGTQVAEPLRAMVMGAPLEDARHLAQRYDRMRQETEAQTSNSSFQTPGKS; encoded by the exons ATGGAG GCTAAGGACTCGAAGATAAGTAAGATTACCAAGAAAAGGGGAGATTGTACCGTTTACAAAGATAGATTTACCGATATCCATAATGTCCGAATCGCGGAATGGAGAGACTTCAATTACCCTTCCTTTGGAAACATCACATTCCACGCCATACCAACTTGCGCAACA GCTGTTTTAAAGCAATTTGGTGGAGGATATAACTCAGATAATTTAATTACAGATGAAGGGGAGCTTAATCAAAATCAGAAGCTTGAGAAGCTTTACATATCAACACGGGCCGCTAAG AATTTTCGAGATATTGTGCGTGGAGTTGAAGGTTATATTTTTACCGGGTCAAAGCAAGTTGAAATCG GAACAAAGTTGTCTGAAGATAGCAGGAAGTATGGTGGAGAAAATACATGCACTAGTGGTAGCACATTGTCCAAAGCAGCTGCCAGTTTTTCCCGAGCTCGTGCACACATGGAGAAGGAGCGTGGAAATTTACTGAAAGCTCTGGGTACACAG GTAGCAGAGCCCTTAAGAGCAATGGTTATGGGAGCTCCCTTGGAGGATGCTCGACATCTTGCTCAACGCTATGACAGAATGCGACAAGAAACTGAAGCTCAG ACAAGCAATTCAAGTTTCCAAACGCCAGGCAAAAGTTAG